Genomic window (Juglans microcarpa x Juglans regia isolate MS1-56 chromosome 2S, Jm3101_v1.0, whole genome shotgun sequence):
agcataaaatgtatcacattggaatagctatattccaaatatagctacagtaacttttaaagttatttccaaatttgaaagacactatttattcatcaaatccattttatatcatttgtttctctcttttgaGGTCTCCATCAATGTCTTTctactttatatttttaacccataatttaattagaatatgattactaattaatatataatattataaatagtaaaatatgataaaataaataatttcataattaaaaaaatatataatctaatgtggagatttgatgtgaataattaaaattaaattcatcttatattattttattattatataataaaaaatagttattccaatgtggagatttatgtgaatggaatagctaaaaagtcaaatttctcttacattcataaaaaatgtcctttaactttagctaatccaatgagagtgctcttacaACCCGAAAGAATACACCGTGCACGCCATGCCCGAGCTGCTACTGGCCAGATTCTTATGTTATCTGCCCTTTGGTTGAGCAAGAGGGCCATTTAAATTTTTCACGCACTTCTTTTGTAAGCACTTCTTAGGTGTTGATTATTGTAACATTTCTATATTTGCAGGGACAGTGGCTAGGGAAAAGGGATGAGGCTGGTGACGCCATCGGCGTGGGCAGGGGTGAACctcagagagagagacttgTAGGGAGATGGAAGAGGACGAGGTGGGGTGGGGGTGCCAAGGCGAGGTGCAGCGGTAGCGGCACGAGGTGGTAGATGGCATGCAGGGTTTTCTGTAGCAAGAAGAAGACAGGGGAGAGAGAGGCTAGGGGGTGTGGCGCAGGAGGTgggagatgaaataagataggGTTTTCACCCTTTGGCTAAAACGACATTGTTTAAGAGGGGCTGGGCTCACTTGCCACGAGCTGGGCTTGTTCTTCACCGTCTTTGGCCCAAAACAGATCACAACACAAAAAAACTCTATCCTAACCCACTACACAAAAGGCCCAAACCTAAAAagcaattaataaaaataaaataaaataaacaataaaaaaactaataaataaattaaaacacacTAATTTTTGAGGTCTCACATTTCGCATCGTTTGTCAAAttgtctttaaatttaatttaccACTTGAGTCCAATAAATATCACTTGTGTGTGATTCATGTCAACAAGCAAAAAGTCTTACTCTTTTACTTTATTCCTTTCTACTTGCTATATTTATTCAagtgcttttcttgaaactaaATCTGTATGTACCactttcttattaattttttcaggAAAGTAGGTAAGCAGCATTTACAAGAAACCATCAATGAATTCTTTCAAATAATTACACTGGAGTTGTCCATCCACCAGAGGTACATGATAGAATTTTGGCTTTATGATCGAATAGAAGAAAGTTTAATGTTGACctggatgacatgtttttattttatcaatggTTGAGTTTCCTTTCTTGAGCCAgtatttgtgaatatattgcAATCTGAGTGTCTTTAAAATGATGGCTACATTTGGTAGTACCAAACTTTTTTTTAGCCTTTTGAGAGATCTTTCCTGGGGCACAAACTTTTGATGAGTAAAAATGAgttcaaaactttattttgtgaatatatgatAGTTTTCTATAAAACTTGACATAACATTTACTGTCcaacaaagaaatatataaattatgggAATACCCCTAACTcacacaattaaataaaaatcattcaaACTAGAAATAAGGAGAATATACAGCTTTACGTTACATCTCCCCCCTCCTTTTTtctgaaaacaagaaaaaatattttgaagtcCTATCTAATATATCATTGATCAATAAATAACATTTCGAAATTTAACTCATAATTTAATGcactttttatttgttataagtGACGATTATTTAACAAAAGTTATTATGATCACATGATTACTGAGTTATCTCTTCTTTTGAAGTTAATGTGCTGCATTGCATAATGCACAAAAGTGGCTGGCaataaacttatataaaattaataaatttggagaACATTGCAACAAAGACTTCACAAAAAGGATAGGTGATTCAACTTGGTGCAAACCTTGATCAACTCAGGCAACAGCGTCACAAACAATTGAATATGCTCTCAATTAATCCCCTAGAAGATTGAATGAtaaaatcttttgttttcttttgaacaaatcttttttttttctaatttatcaaAAGATATAATTATTAAACTTCACTAACTTATCATTATCTAaagatatttcttaaaatttactCTTTTTATGCCttaattagggttttttttttttttgtaaaatgtcatatatattttttttataaaaaattttgtcttaTCGAGCTAGACAAATTATGCTTTGTACGTTACTCtgtcctaatatatatatatatatatatatatatataattatataaataatttttcctcTTGTTAGCAAGTTTTTAAATATTCcctttaattcattttttgtatGGAGAATTATCATAAAACTGTAAAGTGATTGGATCAGCCAATCAAGTAAATTAATTTCATAGAGCTCAAAATGacgaagagtaatgttatatacagttataaaatatgtaagtatcgtatagtcgttttaaaaaagaatgaaatttattattaaaaaattaattaatttttttacatagatctcttatatttttaaaataaatatacaatacTTACATATTCATAAttacaactattatttctctatttataATAACTATTCCTCTTCTAATTTTATCAAGCGTACTTTTTTTGGAATAATAAcgctatgaaaaaaaaaaaataattttatttttagttttttatgtttAGAGGTGATGTAACTCCTGACGTCATTCTTGAGTATCTATCAGTCTCGTCACCCCACGAGCAACTGGAGCCAGTAATCGATTGGTCAAAGCAACGGgtccacacaatttattctctctctcttctggtTTTTATGTGAACACTTTATTCTATGAGCGGTGATACTCAAACCGACAGCTAATcagttttttaagtttttatttttatttttatattcacattttgtaatatatttaaatatttttaaaaaataaaaaaatatatcaatataattaaaattatttatttaattattaaataaataattttttttatccaaacgaTACATTTAAACAGTACACTTAAAGAGACAAAATAACTTTCTCTTATTCTATTATGAAAAGAGATCTTTTAGGATTTTAGtctaatattctaattaattaaaaagaatgaaatatatTAATTGAGAACTTTAGATACATAAGATTTCCggataatataaaaattataattctatatttgtctatttttaagttgaaattagaaataaaattggGTAGGATTTCACACTTACGCTCACTATCTTGTGCCATGCCTTATTTGGTATCCACGTGTTCCCCTTTTTAATGAAAGAATATTTCTAAAGAACCTTGAAGCCTCatcccttttaaaaaatatctattattaaaacataatttattttatataattattttttgtcaaaatataGAGAATATTATATCCGAGTTATGACATAATTATATGTAACGTTATTCTAATTTTCTACTAGTTGAGATAGGATGTAtctattaaaattacaaaaaatattttaattaattgccATCTGTCTTATTTggttatataaatgaaatgagatgagatatgataaaaaataaaaattaaataaaatattattataatataattttttaatattaatttattttaaaattaaaaaaaattaattaattatttattaaattttgtgtgtGATGGTTTGGTTTGTATAATAGACcttatttatcaaatatttttttaagatgaatgAGAGATTCAAAGACCACATGCAACTTTCTGTGCAAGCCGATGGAACCAGCCCAGTTatatcaaggaaaaaaaagaaaagaaaagaaaatactgaaaaataattgaaagaatATAGGAAAAAGATTAATAGCATTATACAGAGAGAGTATCTCTTTCAATGGTGAGACCCCGGATTGAGAGGGACAGATCACTCTTGTGAATAATAAATATGGTAATCAAATGCCTTAATTTATTGTTGGCATTTCATTATCTTCTCTCTCTGTTCTCTACAAAATCGTTCTTTCTAGAACCTAAAGCTTTGTTCCAAACTGGATATTTCTGTTATTTCTGTCTCTCAGTTCCTCTGTGTTCTTTTGGCTCTGCTTCTTTTTCCCGGCAAAGTTGATTCCTTTCTCCATTTTCCATCACGGAATCCTTTCGATTCCGTCGCTAGAAATCTGCCGTACGACGACCAATCTTTCTCCCAGAAAACGCCGGTTTCTGTCTACGGAAACTAGCTCTTCGTCTCCCccattcttttttctcaatttccAACGCTTCCTCTGGTTTTCTTATCCTTCAAAAAATTGTCAAGTTCTGACACTTCTGTGTAATTCCTCGAGTTTTCCTTTCTGGGTTGATTTAACTTGAGGTGTTGCGTTGAATAGCCGTGACCTTTTACCATCAGCCCGTTCcttaaatttttaacaaagcAGGGTTTGAGTTTTCTTTAAGGttagtgaaaagaaaattacaggaacagagagagtgagaaaacGATCAGTTTTTTCTGTCTGAAACAATTCGCTGGAATTTAATTTCTCCGGAGTATGGGCAGTTTGTGGATTTGGGCAACATTGACAACGAAGACTGTCTGTGTaagatagagagagacagagatatAGTTCCCGTGAATTTTGCTGTCCAAACGTAAAAAATAGAAGTCTTTGTAGACAGTTTCCCATTGTCCGCTCTctatagctctctctctctctcttcaaaagCGAACACAAATCCGGACcatttctctctccccctcttctctctctctctctctctctctctctgcctctgcgcggtttctctctctattttttggGTTTCCTCCGTTTGCAGGGTTAGGGGAGAGAACACCTTCGCTCTCCTTTTGTGTACCGGTTCTCTCTAATCTGTGTACAAAACCATGATCTGTGAGAAAGTATCAATGCAATCAAACCTTGATTGTTTCCTCCATTGCACAACCCCCGTGGTCGCATCCCAATCTCTTCCCAAGGTTtgttcaattcttttttttagttaatgattGTTTTCCTTCGGATTTTCAGTTTTCTCTGAGGATTTCAAGTGATcgcttttattttcatttataatgttacgtatattatcattatttttcttggtcGCAGACTGAGATTAGAAACCTCAATCGCCTATGGCATCCATGGGAGAGAGAAACAGTTGAATATTTCACTTTAGGAGACCTTTGGAATTGTTATGATGAATGGAGTGCATACGGGGCCGGAGTTCCAATCGTCTTGAACAACGGGGAGACCTTAATTCAGTACTATGTGCCTTATCTCTCTGCAATACAAATTTTTACAAGCAGTCCATCTGTTAATAGTTTGAGGTATAACCACTAGTATCTTTATTTGCGATCTTTGCTTTTTTGCCCGTAGAGACTGAATTAGCCGAAGATTAACTTTGGCCAAAGTTGCCTTGTTTGATTGAGTATAAGGGAATTTGTAAATGCTGGTTTTGATTAGGTCCAATGCTCTTCAATGACCAGGAAAACTGAAAAACTTGGGAATCCATGTGAATTAGTTGACTAATAGTTTAATTGGTTGTAAAATTCTTCTGgtagatatataaaattgaaattttcgAGGACCCATATGGTTTAGCTAAAGTGTATTGATTTGGTCTTTACTGTGCCTTTTCAAATCTTGCTGGGACAATCTTACATGTGAATTGCTGCAATATAGTGTTCACTACACAATTCATTGACCATAATATTTCAGTCTTAGCTACAAGTAGCTGTTTTGGACCAAGTAATGTTAATACTAAGGTTGAATGAGTTTTCCAGGGAAGAGACTGAGTCTGGGGACTTCGAGACAAGGGATTCCTGTAGTGATTCGTGCAGCGATGAGAgtgagaatgagaagttatgGAGATGGGATGGATGTTCCTCAGAGGATGGAGGGTTTGAGCAAGACAATCTTAAGCATTTGAATGACAGATTGGGCTACCCGTATTTTCAGTACTTTGAGAGATCAACTCCTTATGGTCGAGTTCCTCTAATGGATAAGGTACTTTGCTAGTTCATGCCACCCTTGCGCAAACCTTACATCGCCTTTTCATTGTTCTTTACTTTATTTGCATTTTAATTGTTCTCCTTATTGTTTTACTTTATCGGTAATAAGACTGTTTGAGCATACGAATTATGAAAACATATGAAGTCTTTTCATGATGGGCATCTAATAAAGACAATGAAATGGTTTACGGGAATATGAATCAGAATATTCTTTTATATGGatactttcttaattaagaCTTCACTACATTTACCCCTCAGCCCATAAATTCCTTCTATCCCTTTATCATATAAAAGGATGTAGATTCCACCGACCACTTATTGGTTCCTTCCTTGCTTTCAGATTAATGGATTAGCTGAAAGATACCCTGGCTTGATGTCTTTAAGGAGTGTGGATCTCTCTCCAGCTAGCTGGATGGCTGTTGCctggtatctctctctctctctctctctctctctctctcataatcttataataatataagaacAGAATCTTGAAGATGCTGCTGaagtttttgtattttacttcAGACTCTCTCTTAAGTTTCAACACAgtgcaattcaacttttatttcatcattactaCAATCTCTGAGTACCAATAATGATTATTTCCACACAGATTAGCATGCTTGATATTGACACAAGACATGGTGATAAAActtctaatatttataattttcaggtACCCAATTTATCACATTCCCATGGGAAGAACCATAAAGGACTTGTCCACATGCTTCCTCACTTACCACACTCTTTCATCCTCATTCCAGGGTACTTCCTCTCTATGTCCATCTCAATTTGTGTGAAAACCTGGCATTTTGTTTATGAACTTCCTTTTTTGGAAGTGTTGTTTTAATAAACTTTCGTTTTGcctttattatttacttttttgaaAGCTACAAACGAACGAATCTATGCTATGTAGATATGGACCTTGAAGATGACCTTGGGCATGCCgaaaggaagagaaaggaaGGGGAGCGcatctctcttcctccatttGGTTTGGCTACTTACAAGATGCAAGGAAACGTGTGGGCTGGCAATTGTGGACAGGACAAGGAGAGACTGGTGTCGCTTTTAAGTGTGGCGGATTCATGGCTAAAGCAATTAAGGGTCCAGCACCATGACTTCAACTACTTTGTGGGGATCAGGCGTGGCTGAAACCACTACTTTATATCATGTTGACCATGAAAACTCCTCTTTTTTGATCTCTGGTTTTGTGCTCTTGCATGGAGTAATACACTTTTGAGTGCAAGGATTGTAGTTGATACTTCTCGTCATTGAGCTTCATCGATGGAAAAGCCCACATATGGGTCGACCTTATGTGAGATTCCATCGAATGATTGCTTGAGGATGAGTTCTGACTCTTTGTCCATCTGCTGGTTTAACTTGTTAATAGGCGTTTTGAGTAGAGGGATGAGTGAGTTATCATGGAGATAGAGGAGGTCTTCAATATGAACCTTTATGGATTCTGTAAGACATGCTTTTGACAGCAATGGAAAACCCCGGGAGATGAGGAAAATGTTAACAGGTTGTGTCATTCAAAACTTATGATTGCTGTGTTTTGTATGTAAATGATGGAGATCATTAAGACATCATTCCTCTCTTTAAACTGAATGTGGAAGAATCAAAACGCAAGAAAAATTGCCTGGCTCTGCGTCTTGCAGAGGTATCAGTAATTTCACTCTTAACACTTCTTTTTGCTCTTAAACATACGAAACCGAGGGCTGCCTCTGTGCATGCCTTGGGCGCACGCTTTCTGGATTGGCCTTCATGATCTGATGAGCTACAAAATGCAGCTAGGTAGATCAGAAAGATTGACCCCCAAGAAACTCAGGAAAATGCTCTCCGGTCCCAGCACTGCATCTATGTTTCATTGCagcaaggaaaaaaagagatatTTTAGGGAACTGGCAAATGATGCAGTTGGAAATTGACGTGGtctctatatttattttcaaaaagaagaaagagagagattaaaatatttttatgttgaCTTTTCCATATcattaaaatagtaaaatttattttatttaaaatttattttttaaatcaaattatattatgcagaattttattatatgtgtTTTATCATcagcaataaaatttttcaaattgcaTTATTATTTATGCGAGACGTACAGACATGCAGGACACTCCACCTGTCCTATATTAGTGCCCTcatctcctcctctttctctccttcttctttctttattttttttttaataaaaaaaataatatttataatcttaaaatatgtaatttttgtatattttctttaaaaagaagtatataaatatgtgactcacataaaaaaattattttttaataataactattactttttttcaaaagatatacTCGGGAAGTACATACTctaagactatatatatatatatatatatatacattaaattTAAAGTGAAATATCTAGTTTATAATCTCTGATAAATACTATTTTCCACAGTTATTCTCTTATTATTAACTAGtttactattttcttttaaacatagttattcttttattaatatacacGTGTCATCTAAAACCaagatagaaaaaataatatttgaagtcCCACGTGAAAAAGGTGCTAATTAGATAAGAAAGACAAATCCACTCAGTAGGTCACTGTCAAGGTTGGCCTCCTAACCTTATCTGTTATAACTTATTTCCTTTTGAACCCCACCCAATTTAGCGCGGGTCCCtttaattaattcaataaaaTCATCAATCACGTGCACGCGCACGTGCAGcttagaatttttaataatataataatatcattgaCTTTTCTTTGAGTGGAAGAATGCCAGGGAAACACAGAAAGAAAAGCCATGCCGGAACGCTATAATTGGGCTATGCTTGTGAGTATAAATTGCTTTtaattctcttttttaattAGACGGATTATTCATATGAATTTCacatcatttaatattattagtatacaatttctatataatataaatttcacGTAGAAGCTCAATATAAAGGATGTggtgttgttttattttaatttcggTAATTGATATATACACAaccattacaaaattttatacaatttctttattaaaatatttgttatttttaaaatttaatcaaaacaaaattaagtgatattaaaataaattaatattttagtagttgtattaaaatttatcttGTATTTTATACTCAAATACATCTTAATTGACCAACAAAAATTCACTAAGATATTTTCAcccattactatttataaatcaattcAACCTAAACAAAAGACTCGGACTTCGCTGGCTATAGAAGTTCGCATTTATTAGATATGTTGGCACAGCTCTGCTACAACCTAAACAactgtatttaaaaaaaaaaaaaattataaatattagtctTTTAACTGGAgctaataagaaaaatattaatcattaaaaaaacacattaaaagacactttgtgattaaggaaatattttttaatgatattctgaatttttttatttcttaaaaaatatttaaaagtgttaaaaaaaatctatgtaaaaaaagaacaaaaaaaaaaaaaaaaaaaaaagagaaaacaaaaagaagttATAAGATGATTTTCTTCTATAACACTTCAAGCTTTTCTTCCtgaatgcttatatatatatattttccttagCTCATTCTGGGGCAATCCATTGCTTTTGGTGAATGCAGAGCATTTCTTCAATTTGATTGGTAgtagatatataaatatgtcccaaaattaaaatctcatttgatgacatgaaaataaaaacggTTCCGCTACATACAGTCGAATTCATGCACCACAACTGACACGTGACGgcttgttttattaaaaaaaaaaaaaaaaaaaaaaagaaagaatcatGAAGAAGCAGATGGCTTTCTTTCTCCTTCCTTCGCTTTCAAGCAATGGCCAACACCACTTATTTCATGCATTTTTCCTTCCACCTTCGGTTTTCCTTCAGCCATTCCTCACCACATAA
Coding sequences:
- the LOC121252511 gene encoding uncharacterized protein LOC121252511 isoform X2; this encodes MICEKVSMQSNLDCFLHCTTPVVASQSLPKTEIRNLNRLWHPWERETVEYFTLGDLWNCYDEWSAYGAGVPIVLNNGETLIQYYVPYLSAIQIFTSSPSVNSLREETESGDFETRDSCSDSCSDESENEKLWRWDGCSSEDGGFEQDNLKHLNDRLGYPYFQYFERSTPYGRVPLMDKINGLAERYPGLMSLRSVDLSPASWMAVAWYPIYHIPMGRTIKDLSTCFLTYHTLSSSFQATNERIYAM
- the LOC121252511 gene encoding uncharacterized protein LOC121252511 isoform X1 → MICEKVSMQSNLDCFLHCTTPVVASQSLPKTEIRNLNRLWHPWERETVEYFTLGDLWNCYDEWSAYGAGVPIVLNNGETLIQYYVPYLSAIQIFTSSPSVNSLREETESGDFETRDSCSDSCSDESENEKLWRWDGCSSEDGGFEQDNLKHLNDRLGYPYFQYFERSTPYGRVPLMDKINGLAERYPGLMSLRSVDLSPASWMAVAWYPIYHIPMGRTIKDLSTCFLTYHTLSSSFQDMDLEDDLGHAERKRKEGERISLPPFGLATYKMQGNVWAGNCGQDKERLVSLLSVADSWLKQLRVQHHDFNYFVGIRRG